ggtgcttggtatttcctcaactgatctcaacatggctacctgatcaaaaactttctaattttacagctaaacagtgcactacaagatgtttctgaaaacatttgaggtgagaaatagtcattacagtaacagaatattgattaatatttgatcagcgctgcctagtttgaccgtttgatcggagtttgtgagtgattgacagctgctcagagacggcaagcctccagctcggctctgattggttattttcctccggtctgtgaaatcttgcagatgccgttaggagcaccggaggacacagaggcacatgattttctctcactgtcaggatatagtgaccgttttataaaaataactttaatcatatttgctccaccctgcctactgctgctttaagtgaaattttctgcacatttatttGCTATATTCAAATGAGAGTTATTTGCTACTATACTTTAAAGGTTTTGAATACCCCTTTCGTCCACTGTCTGCTGTGTAACTGCCGTACGTGACACTGTTTTAGTGATATAAACCATTACTCATCCCATTCTGATGCCAGTATCACAGGGCGATTAAGGCGATGACACTTAAATTATGACGTAGAGTGGCAGCAGTGACAAGAATCTGTTCAGCGGGGCAACCAGAGAAGGACTTTACCCTTCAATACGACTATAAAAGCTCTTAACAGGCGTCTGAAACAACACAAGTTACCAGACTCAGAGCAAAGAAGCTGCCTCTGTCAGgtaacatattttattattattattattaaaacactTCATGACTTAAATAAGTTTCagatttttacatgtttttcaatTGTTAATCTAATTTCTTTATCCAACAGAATCAATCATGAAGGTACTTGTGGTTCTCGCGCTTGTCTCTGGTGAGTGAATTTTCTctttgaaataaatatatatatagttgaaTAAATGTTTTGGTTCTATACTAAATCTGCTAAATCTTTTATCCACAGTTTGCAATGCCAACATCCTGTGGCAGGATCCGCCCAGGAACAATCTGGATTTGGTGAGAGATGCTTTCCGGGACTTCGTCTCTCAAGAAACACTCACTCTGAATCagttcagacaggaagtgaagtaaGAGTGATAAAGAAGCTTCACGACATTATAAATATAGTATATGTTTCTAGTTAAtaactgttttctctcctgtgtctaTCAGCACCATGATCTCTCAGAGCTCTGACACAGTGAACCTGTACGTCGCTGCTCTGCAGGCTCAGATGGCTCCTCTGACCCAGGACTTCACAACTCAGTTTTCCGAGCAGGCCGAGCAGCTGAAGGCCCGTCTGAAGAAGGATCTGACCGCCATGAGGACTAACATGCAGCCCTTCGCCGCGGAGATGGTGGCGCAGCTCCACAGGcaggtggaggagctgaagaaggaaACGACCCCCTACGCCGAGACCATGGATCCCAAGGCCCTGAAGGCCGTCATGCTGCAGAAGAGCCAGGAGATGAAGGCGCAGCTGGGGAAGAGCGTGGCCGAGATGCAGGCCCAGATGATCCCCTTCAccgaggagatgaagaagaagatggagcagAGCCTGGAGGAGTTTCAGAAGACTGTGGTCCCCCTGACCCAGAGCTTTAAGACCCAGATGACCGAGAAAACCCGGGAGATCCAGCAGAACCTGGCTCAAAGAGTAGAGGAGCTGAAGGCCAAGCTGGACGCCACCACTCAGGATCTGCAGGCTCGGCTGACCGTTCTGTGGGAGTCCTTCACTCAGAAGAACCAGTAAACGGACTTCTCCGTCAGCCTCACGGCCTGACACCAAATATTGATGTCAGCTTCATCTAATCtatatttcaataaatataaatctaaCCAATAAGTTCAGTCTTTTGGTGTCTTCATAAGCATGCAAGACTCTTTTCACAGAAGAGTGATTCATTACCGAGACTACTTTTATACAATTGTTGTACAATTAAAAGGCAAATTCATAAAGCTGCACTAAACACAGACATGTCATGACTCATCGTCCATGTAATCACTTTGGGCAGAAGATGACTCCAACTACCTTTAGTTTACAAGACCTTTCTCCAATAACTTTTTTTGCTTTCTAAATATCAAACAAGCTTTCCTGTTTTTCATCCAAATATCAAAAGATGGTCATATATCTAATACTCATGCTCTATAGTTTGATTCATATTATTTCAAAACTTTAAATGAAAGGGTCATAAAAGCACTGATTAACTGTTTTTCATGCCAACATTTAGTAGAAATTGTGAAACAAATTACAAGTCTTCAAGGagtatggagtcataggagtgccaaaaaaaaaaaaataattaatctgtaaaagaataagaaagtaaatgtggaaatataaagacaaatattaaaatataaaataataataaaataataactaattataagcattttcatttattttcatatttatttctgtatatgtttcttaaatatatgtttttttttttgcatataaattactCAATTTAAGTCTCAAGTATATGTGTGCAGGAATTTACTTCTCAGCCTGGGCAGGAAGGTTTGCCCAAAACCAGCTGATTGACAGCTTGGCCCTTCAAGGAATAGTAATAGGGGAAAGAATAAGGAAATGAAAAGGGATAcgaataaattacattatataaaaataaataatacaaaaaaatacagaaggCATAGagtaatttaaatgcaaaaaaatatatagttttaaaaatatatacagaaataaatatgaaaatgaatgaaaatgcttacaattattattttatttgttatttccttattcttttacagatttattattttttttatggccCACCTATGACTCCATAAAAGGCAACAGATAAAGTGATTTGTGACCACTGACAAAACTGCAACTGTACCTGAATCTCATTTATTATAGTTGGTAGGGGTGACACATAATATTTAGTCAGAATTGTACTCATTTGACACAGTTTTAGGGTTTATAATCTCCATGTTCTGAGGTATCTGGAATCAACTGACTTGAGCACTCCTTAAGAAATTCATATGAAATCACACTCCAGCAGAGACGAGACGGACTGAAGGAAACGACCAAAGACGTGCAGTTTTCTTTTGTAAGAAATGGTATTTATCAGTTTCCAAGAGGTATATACAGGCCATATGTATACTGTTCCATATGTATGTAACataaaaaaggcaataaaacaagtgatGGATTGTTAACGTGACATGCAGTACAGTACACTCCCCCCTGATAGCTGGTAAACATGTCTGTAACCAATAAATCCTCTTTAAACAAGCACAACGATTTCATTCACCGCACGCCAAGACAGactttacagtaaaaaaaacaaaacgagaaTAGAATTCAAGACCGGAGCGACAGGCACTGAActcaatgacaaaaacaaagagctcTGTAATTCTGTAATGTCTCTTAATGTGTTACGTCTTTCTACAGCCTATTGGTTTGAGTCGAGAGTCAACAAATTCCCGACCAATCACATCAGTAGTTTCACTTCTGATCATTCAGGCCGATTAATCTTACAGGATTAAatgcattacatttacattataaccttcatttgATGAAACCAATAACGTGATAATGGCCTAATGGAGAGACGGATTGAAGTGATGGGACACACAGTGTTGTACATGGCATAGTCTGCTCGTCCACGGTGAGTCTGTCCGTTCTGTGAGGTCGGTCTGCGGGTCGATAACCCGCCGCTCAGTCAAGTCTAACCGATGTAACATGTACAAGACCACATCACCACTGTCTGATGAAACCTCATGTACGTGTCATTATACATCTTTCAGAGCAAGAGATATTTGGtttttatttagtaattataataatacaataatattaattGATGTATGATTGATGTCATTATGTGATACTTTCTGGGTCtatcattagaaaaaaaacGAATAAACGCTGTCAAACTGAAACTATATAGTTTCAATTTGACagcatttattagtttttttatatatccatatatataatataactatatacagtatacatatatactgtgtgtatatatatatatatatatatatatatatatatacagtgtgtatatatagttatatatacacactgtatatacagatTAAGTTATAGTTCTTAGGTTTTATGTCCTAGTTCTGAGAGAAAGCTTTATTTCCtataaaatgacaaatacaCTTAAATTaacaatcaatatttttttaaacattaattatacttatagtacttatatttattatagaaaATTGTAATTgacaataatattaaaataactttaaaaaagagtctacacagccatgctagcagctctgtgaggctgtacttgagCTAAATGCCACTGTTAGCGTGCTAACAtcttcacaatgacaatgccaacatgctggtgtttagcaggtataatgtttaccatgttcatcagttttagtttagcgtgttagcatgcttagATTTGCGAATCGGGACTAAACACAGTAAAGTTCAGCTGAAGCTgacgggaatgtcattagttttgcaggtattaagtcataaaacaaaatactggaCGAATTAAATGTTGATGgcgctagaagaaaagtcagaggatcaccacatttcatgacaatccatccgatagttgatgttttctttgagacattttacttaaaggtgctttatacgatatccagagcgttaatatagcagcaaacaactatttgctatgtagagatataggggagagtggggtaagatgagccagtttttacttatgctgtcctcgaggttaggaaaaatgagacagaagcagaatgaaaacttgaaccttaaattcaggatctctcctatcaaatgaaatgatcagcatgcatccatcacaaagctgtctggaaaaaatgaccttcccaaaaaaagtgctcctgtggctcaacttgccccaggtaaggggtaagttgatccgagtcagtgggtaagttgagccatcgtggggtaaactgaacatctgagtttttaagtttaaacctcagcataagtgtgttaacaaacagtttcacagttatgaacttgtgagaacaaaccacctgtgagtttcaagaccattgaacaatcaaaatatcattcaatattcgacaatattccagtcgtcaaggttgcagtgaaatatgaactgttgctccctccttgcagttcctccagccttttgaggttgaggtagctccttcagcacatcactcagtggaaaagatgcctcatccttttccttgaatacaaaggtgggcttctcacgtcaagtgttcccccggattcttctgagaaatcttgcactcacttcgttgccctccaggctctcaaccaagccaatgtaatggtagcttctgcctttggatacaaagtttactatgacaaagtcaccaactgacagatctgagatgtctgattcacttctctcatcattagaactctcatgctcagaagtgtcatcaaatgggatggcatcacactctcctcagaactgctgtacgctgtgattttcgtcttggtctttggtttgacctaggcctacctgctaaaccctgctctttccagttgttggggacaggaaggttgttctttctgccaattccaatgccagttcacagcatttctttggagtaaggccgtggaactgttcagccagcttcttgatatggtctgcaagctccttctctacctcctctgtgaggaccctctttgcctctgctgttccactataaccacctgtttttacttcctttatctccctcttctataaaggttaacacataaaaaaatcaaaccaagttgtgtaacactcaacagtaataccattttatacatcagagaattaatttggttaatttatggtggggtaagttgagccagtggctcggaataatagtagaatattagtgagccagtggctcaacttaccccatagcctttggctcactttgccccatagctaccattttggaaaaaatggcccagtttagcaattcaggctaatcttcagcgaagggattaacatggtgttatatctttagtaaatcaccaacatgtatcatatctttttttagacctggataaatttgctttgacctaacattcattattcctgacatgcagaaaatgtactttgatagggaaaaaactgtttttggtgtaaaaaaggtattaagtcataaaacaaaatactggaCGAATTAAATGTTGATGgcgctagaagaaaagtcagaggatcaccacatttcatgacaatccatccgatagttgatgttttctttgagacattttacttaaaggtgctttatacgatatccagagcgttaatatagcagcaaacaactatttgctatgtagagatataggggagagtggggtaagatgagccagtttttacttatgctgtcctcgaggttaggaaaaatgagacagaagcagaatgaaaacttgaaccttaaattcaggatctctcctatcaaatgaaatgatcagcatgcatccatcacaaagctgtctggaaaaaatgaccttcccaaaaaaagtgctcctgtggctcaacttgccccaggtaaggggtaagttgatccgagtcagtgggtaagttgagccatcgtggggtaaactgaacatctgagtttttaagtttaaacctcagcataagtgtgttaacaaacagtttcacagttatg
This Sebastes fasciatus isolate fSebFas1 chromosome 17, fSebFas1.pri, whole genome shotgun sequence DNA region includes the following protein-coding sequences:
- the LOC141754691 gene encoding uncharacterized protein LOC141754691, with translation MKVLVVLALVSVCNANILWQDPPRNNLDLVRDAFRDFVSQETLTLNQFRQEVNTMISQSSDTVNLYVAALQAQMAPLTQDFTTQFSEQAEQLKARLKKDLTAMRTNMQPFAAEMVAQLHRQVEELKKETTPYAETMDPKALKAVMLQKSQEMKAQLGKSVAEMQAQMIPFTEEMKKKMEQSLEEFQKTVVPLTQSFKTQMTEKTREIQQNLAQRVEELKAKLDATTQDLQARLTVLWESFTQKNQ